The proteins below are encoded in one region of Streptomyces roseirectus:
- the recF gene encoding DNA replication/repair protein RecF (All proteins in this family for which functions are known are DNA-binding proteins that assist the filamentation of RecA onto DNA for the initiation of recombination or recombinational repair.), protein MHVTHLSLADFRSYVRAEVPLDPGVTAFVGPNGQGKTNLVEAVGYLATLGSHRVASDAPLVRMGADRAVVRAQVRQGERQQLVELELNPGRANRARINRSSQVRPRDVLGILRTVLFAPEDLALVKGDPGERRRFLDELITARAPRMAGVRADYERVLKQRNTLLKSAALARRHGGRSMDLSTLDVWDQHLARAGAELLAQRLDLIAALQPLADKAYEQLAPGGGPLALEYRPSAPGEAHTREELYGQLMAALAEARKQEIERGVTLVGPHRDDLLLKLGQLPAKGYASHGESWSYALALRLASYDLLRAEGNEPVLVLDDVFAELDARRRERLAELVAPGEQVLVTAAVDDDVPGVLVGTRFSVSGGQVERV, encoded by the coding sequence ATGCACGTCACGCATCTGTCGTTGGCCGACTTCCGTTCGTACGTCCGGGCCGAGGTCCCGCTCGACCCGGGCGTCACCGCGTTCGTGGGCCCCAACGGGCAGGGCAAGACCAACCTCGTCGAGGCCGTCGGCTACCTCGCGACGCTGGGCAGCCACCGCGTCGCCTCGGACGCGCCCCTCGTGCGCATGGGCGCCGACCGGGCCGTCGTCCGCGCGCAGGTCCGGCAGGGGGAGCGGCAGCAGTTGGTCGAGCTGGAGCTGAACCCCGGCCGGGCGAACCGGGCGCGGATCAACCGGTCGAGCCAGGTGCGCCCGCGTGACGTGCTCGGGATCCTGCGGACGGTGCTGTTCGCGCCGGAGGACCTGGCGCTCGTCAAGGGCGACCCCGGGGAGCGGCGGCGCTTCCTGGACGAGCTGATCACCGCCCGCGCGCCGAGGATGGCCGGGGTGCGGGCCGACTACGAGCGCGTCCTCAAGCAGCGCAACACCCTGCTGAAGTCCGCCGCCCTCGCGCGCAGGCACGGCGGACGCTCGATGGACTTGTCCACCCTCGACGTCTGGGACCAGCATCTCGCGCGCGCGGGCGCCGAGTTGCTGGCCCAGCGGCTCGACCTGATCGCGGCGCTCCAGCCGCTGGCGGACAAGGCGTACGAGCAACTGGCGCCCGGCGGTGGGCCGCTCGCGCTGGAGTACCGGCCGTCGGCGCCCGGCGAGGCGCACACCCGCGAGGAGCTGTACGGCCAGCTCATGGCCGCGCTCGCGGAGGCGCGCAAGCAGGAGATCGAACGGGGTGTCACTCTCGTCGGTCCGCACCGCGACGACCTCCTCCTCAAACTCGGTCAACTGCCCGCCAAGGGCTATGCCTCCCACGGCGAGTCCTGGTCCTACGCGCTCGCCCTGCGCCTGGCCTCCTACGACCTCCTGCGCGCCGAGGGCAACGAGCCCGTGCTCGTCCTGGACGACGTCTTCGCCGAGCTCGACGCCCGCCGGCGCGAACGGCTGGCGGAGCTGGTGGCTCCCGGCGAGCAGGTACTGGTGACGGCCGCGGTGGACGACGACGTACCTGGCG
- the gnd gene encoding phosphogluconate dehydrogenase (NAD(+)-dependent, decarboxylating): MELGLVGLGKMGGNMRERIRRAGHTVVGYDRNPDLADVHSLKELVDTLQAPRVVWVMVPAGAPTQATVDELAELLEPGDVVVDGGNSRWTDDEKHAEELAAKGIGFVDCGVSGGVWGLTNGYALMYGGDAADIAKVRPVFDALKPEGDFGSVHAGKVGAGHFAKMVHNGIEYAMMQAYAEGWELLEKVDSVTDVREVFRSWQEGTVIRSWLLDLAVNALDEDEHLDKLRGYAQDSGEGRWTVEAAIDHAVPLPAITASLFARFASRQDDSPQMKMIAALRNQFGGHAVESK; this comes from the coding sequence ATGGAGCTCGGTCTCGTCGGACTCGGCAAGATGGGCGGCAACATGCGCGAGCGGATCCGCCGCGCGGGCCACACTGTCGTCGGGTATGACCGCAACCCGGACCTCGCGGACGTCCACAGCCTCAAGGAGCTTGTGGACACGCTCCAGGCGCCGCGCGTCGTGTGGGTGATGGTCCCGGCGGGAGCGCCGACGCAGGCGACCGTCGACGAGCTGGCCGAGCTGCTGGAGCCGGGGGACGTCGTCGTGGACGGCGGGAACTCGCGGTGGACCGATGACGAGAAGCACGCCGAGGAGCTGGCGGCCAAGGGCATCGGGTTCGTGGACTGCGGCGTCTCCGGCGGGGTGTGGGGGCTGACCAACGGCTACGCGCTGATGTACGGCGGCGACGCGGCCGACATCGCCAAGGTGCGGCCGGTCTTCGACGCCCTCAAGCCCGAGGGCGACTTCGGCTCGGTGCACGCCGGCAAGGTCGGCGCCGGGCACTTCGCGAAGATGGTCCACAACGGCATCGAGTACGCCATGATGCAGGCGTACGCCGAGGGCTGGGAGCTGCTGGAGAAGGTCGACTCCGTCACCGACGTCCGCGAGGTCTTCCGGTCCTGGCAGGAGGGGACGGTCATCCGCTCCTGGCTGCTCGACCTCGCCGTCAACGCCCTGGACGAGGACGAGCACCTGGACAAGCTGCGCGGTTACGCGCAGGACTCCGGCGAGGGGCGCTGGACCGTCGAGGCGGCCATCGACCACGCCGTCCCGCTGCCCGCGATCACCGCCTCGCTGTTCGCGCGGTTCGCGTCCCGGCAGGACGACTCGCCGCAGATGAAGATGATCGCGGCGCTGCGCAACCAGTTCGGCGGGCACGCCGTCGAGTCCAAGTAA
- the dnaN gene encoding DNA polymerase III subunit beta, with product MKIRVERDVLAEAVAWAARSLPARPPAPVLAGLLLKAEEGQLSLSSFDYEVSARVGVEAEVEEEGTVLVSGRLLADICRALPNRPVEISTDGVRATVVCGSSRFTLHTLPVEEYPALPQMPNATGTVPGEVFASAAAQVAIAAGRDDTLPVLTGVRIEIEGDTVTLASTDRYRFAVREFLWKPENPEASAVALVPAKTLLDTAKALTSGDSVTLALSGSGSGEGLIGFEGAGRRTTTRLLEGDLPKYRTLFPTEFNSVAVIETAPFVEAVKRVALVAERNTPVRLSFEQGVLILEAGSSDDAQAVERVDAQLEGDDISIAFNPTFLLDGLSAIDSPVAQLSFTTSTKPALLSGKPALDAEADEAYKYLIMPVRLSG from the coding sequence GTGAAGATCCGGGTGGAACGCGACGTACTCGCGGAGGCCGTGGCCTGGGCGGCGCGCAGCCTCCCGGCCCGTCCGCCGGCGCCTGTCCTCGCCGGCCTCCTGCTGAAGGCCGAGGAGGGCCAGCTCAGCCTGTCGAGCTTCGACTACGAGGTCTCCGCGCGGGTCGGCGTCGAGGCGGAGGTCGAGGAGGAGGGCACGGTGCTCGTCTCCGGCCGCCTGCTCGCCGACATCTGCCGGGCCCTGCCCAACCGCCCTGTCGAGATCTCCACAGACGGTGTACGGGCGACCGTCGTCTGCGGCTCCTCGCGGTTCACCCTCCACACCCTGCCGGTGGAGGAGTACCCGGCGCTGCCGCAGATGCCGAACGCGACGGGCACCGTGCCGGGCGAGGTGTTCGCCTCCGCCGCCGCGCAGGTCGCCATCGCCGCCGGCCGTGACGACACGCTGCCGGTGCTGACCGGTGTGCGGATCGAGATCGAGGGCGACACGGTCACGCTGGCGTCCACCGACCGCTACCGGTTCGCCGTCCGCGAGTTCCTGTGGAAGCCGGAGAACCCCGAGGCGTCCGCGGTCGCGCTGGTGCCCGCGAAGACGCTGCTCGACACGGCCAAGGCGCTGACCAGCGGGGACAGCGTGACGCTGGCGCTCTCCGGGTCGGGCTCCGGCGAAGGGCTCATCGGGTTCGAGGGGGCGGGTCGGCGGACGACGACGCGGCTGCTCGAAGGCGACCTGCCGAAGTACCGGACGCTCTTCCCGACGGAGTTCAACTCCGTCGCCGTGATCGAGACCGCGCCGTTCGTCGAGGCCGTCAAGCGTGTCGCCCTCGTCGCCGAGCGGAACACCCCGGTGCGCCTGAGCTTCGAGCAGGGCGTGCTCATCCTGGAGGCCGGTTCCAGCGACGACGCACAGGCTGTGGAGCGCGTCGACGCGCAGCTGGAGGGCGACGACATCTCGATCGCCTTCAACCCGACGTTCCTGCTGGACGGCCTGAGCGCGATCGACTCCCCGGTCGCCCAGCTGTCGTTCACGACGTCCACGAAGCCCGCGCTGCTGAGCGGCAAGCCCGCCCTGGACGCCGAGGCCGACGAGGCGTACAAGTACCTGATCATGCCGGTCCGCCTGAGCGGCTGA